The window ggaatctgtgctacctaatgtggggaaagtatgctacctaatgtggggaaagtatgctacctaatgtggggaagctatgctaactaatgtggggaaaatgttacctaatgtggggaatctgtgctacctaatgtggggaaactatgctacctaatgtggggaaactatgttacctaatgtggggaatctgtgctacctaatgtggggaaagtatgctacctaatgtggggaaagtatgctacctaatgtggggaagctatgctaactaatgtggggaaaatgttacctaatgtggggaatctgtgctacctaatgtggggaaactatgctacctaatgtggggaaactattttacctaatgtggggaatctgtgctacctaatgtggggaagctatgctacctaatgtggggaaactatgttacctgatgtggggaatctgtgctacctaatgtggggaaactatgctacctaatgtggggaaattatgttacctaatgtggggaatctgtgctacctaatgtggggaaactatgctacctaatgtggggaaactatgttacctaatgtggggaatctgtgctacctattgtggggaaactatgctacctaatgtggggaaactatgctacctaatgtgggcaaactgctacctaatgtagggaatatatgctacctaatgtggggaaactatgctacctaatgtgaggaaactatgctacctaatgtggggaatctatgctacctaatgttgggaatctatgctacctaatgtggggggcttgaatgagctgcggcatatgggaggccttaataaataattagaaacttatacagcaagtgacatatgggggtccacctgagtaagtgacacatggaggggggggtgctgaacaatttatgttttggggggggggggggggcacaggcacattctttgcacaagggccctctgctgtctgtgtccgcccctgggtagagaataaggggtaaagtggaacatagaacaaatgcagttatttttttcttaatttttttttaatgaagtaaacgagataaaggtaagcaatgacttttcctcagtctgaagcgcggtcctcatcggcaggaagcagtgaggaggaggaggatgacggaggttctgattccatctctgcttctttttcgtccctctctatatatagggccgtggccatgaagaaggcccctccgatgactgccattatggtgcaggtcatgagggcatactccaggctgcggtatttcagaagaggggatttggcatatcctcgttcgtaggtgtcagatatcaggccgatgaggtacgggctgccggcgtcacctaggaggtgatagattgtcatctgcacggccagggctgaagatctcctccacggagttactacttttagtataatgtcagatatgagggtgaaatttactgacagaagcgtctctccgatgaagatgaagatgttggtggcaacgaggctgatgttgccaaaagtcaatgccaacagaagaaaaggggcggagagcatcatcgcgcatccacacacaagcgggtctgcccgtgggttggatttgcgatatcttttacttatctccgtccctgctacaactcccagaatgccggaaacgactgtaaccacaccaaatattaggatgtcgtgatagtcacacggttcagcacggcaagggtccttctcttgtaggagtgttcgtgcgtgggtcaggtatgatggaccccatacacctattgctcccactatgaaggatacagccgtcgatcccatggtggttaacatgaagcttcgatttttaaatagttttttcagatctgtcgcccatttggcaaacttctgggatttgttgttcttcttcccgtttgtagtcgttcttggaagctcctttgtgaccaaaatcaacaaagccacagctatgaggcccaggccaggggtgacccgaaacgcccagtgccaatcgccccttgctgcatcggtcactttgggcccgatgatgtatcctagtccgcagcctacaggtatgacggagtaaaacacgttcagcatgcgggtccgctggtcacttgtgaaaaggtctgcaatgatggagggggcgatggtgcagaaagtcgcctctccggctccaaccagtccactcgtcagcaggaagagcaggaagtacccgtcagggatgaatgacagggtaagtgtcatgctcagccaaacgatgactcctgcgcaaacagtatatttcttattacagtggtcgcccaaatatccggcaattggtgtgACTAGCatgtagcttccaatgaacaatgtattcaataagccggacagactagcattggtgtcatatgctttctgtatataaggcagcacccccgccacgctggagcgatttgcatagatgagcaaattaacaaaggcgaggatcactacggtgatgatggaacgtgcggtggacat is drawn from Hyla sarda isolate aHylSar1 chromosome 4, aHylSar1.hap1, whole genome shotgun sequence and contains these coding sequences:
- the LOC130368491 gene encoding protein spinster homolog 1-like; the protein is MASPQDPLLKEEEEAMEDHSDMDVEKGDIPERQNLPSLSVMSTARSIITVVILAFVNLLIYANRSSVAGVLPYIQKAYDTNASLSGLLNTLFIGSYMLVTPIAGYLGDHCNKKYTVCAGVIVWLSMTLTLSFIPDGYFLLFLLTSGLVGAGEATFCTIAPSIIADLFTSDQRTRMLNVFYSVIPVGCGLGYIIGPKVTDAARGDWHWAFRVTPGLGLIAVALLILVTKELPRTTTNGKKNNKSQKFAKWATDLKKLFKNRSFMLTTMGSTAVSFIVGAIGVWGPSYLTHARTLLQEKDPCRAEPCDYHDILIFGVVTVVSGILGVVAGTEISKRYRKSNPRADPLVCGCAMMLSAPFLLLALTFGNISLVATNIFIFIGETLLSVNFTLISDIILKVVTPWRRSSALAVQMTIYHLLGDAGSPYLIGLISDTYERGYAKSPLLKYRSLEYALMTCTIMAVIGGAFFMATALYIERDEKEAEMESEPPSSSSSSLLPADEDRASD